One region of Phragmites australis chromosome 18, lpPhrAust1.1, whole genome shotgun sequence genomic DNA includes:
- the LOC133899548 gene encoding histidine-containing phosphotransfer protein 1-like, translated as MAAANQLNALVSNMFATGLLDEQFQQLQMLQDASAPDFVSEVVTLFCDDGERIIGELTKLLEKPSVDFNRVDAFVHQLKGSSASIGAQKVKNTCIQFREFCQQKSRDGCLKTLDSVRSEFYDLRSKFQTMLQLERQIQGFYSK; from the exons ATGGCGGCCGCGAACCAGCTCAACGCCCTCGTCTCCAACATGTTCGCCACG GGTTTGCTGGACGAGCAGTTTCAGCAGCTGCAGATGCTCCAGGACGCGAGCGCGCCGGACTTCGTCTCCGAGGTCGTCACCCTCTTCTGCGACGACGGCGAGCGGATCATCGGCGAACTCACCAAGCTGCT GGAGAAGCCCAGTGTGGATTTTAACAGGGTGGACGCCTTCGTGCATCAGCTCAAGGGAAGCAGTGCTAG TATTGGTGCTCAGAAAGTGAAGAACACTTGCATTCAGTTCCGTGAGTTCTGTCAGCAGAAGAGTAGAGATGG GTGCCTCAAGACACTGGATTCAGTGAGGAGTGAATTCTATGATCTGCGCAGCAAGTTTCAGACTATGCTTCAG CTGGAGCGGCAGATCCAGGGCTTCTACTCCAAGTAA